In Numida meleagris isolate 19003 breed g44 Domestic line chromosome 23, NumMel1.0, whole genome shotgun sequence, the following proteins share a genomic window:
- the MPZL3 gene encoding myelin protein zero-like protein 3 produces MRGGEAVWAGDVGLLFPRGALLLLGICGALSLDIKTSPEVRGYVGEQVVLKCSFKSSFPITESLTIDWTYRPLTGGHMETIFHYQSVAYTPTVGRFKDRISWVGNAAKGDASIAIQSPAMSDNGTFICSVKNPPDVYHNIPQTMLIITERGFSFQLTSVTLLSIVVFLPSTVVVVLMLVRMGRKSGVIKEKKKPGCKKSSVEESESEYTDNCMGRLRTWCLNCVDTDEEDPY; encoded by the exons ATGCGGGGCGGCGAGGCGGTGTGGGCCGGTGACGTCGGCCTTCTCTTTCCTCgaggggctctgctgctgctcg GTATCTGTGGTGCTCTTTCCCTGGATATTAAAACCAGTCCTGAGGTGCGAGGTTATGTGGGTGAACAAGTAGTGCTGAAATGCTCATTCAAATCCAGTTTTCCCATCACCGAGAGTCTGACGATAGACTGGACATACCGGCCCCTCACAGGTGGTCATATGGAGACA atttttcattatCAGTCTGTTGCATACACACCAACAGTGGGAAGGTTCAAAGACAGGATATCCTGGGTTGGGAATGCTGCCAAGGGTGATGCTTCGATTGCTATCCAAAGCCCGGCTATGAGTGACAATGGGACGTTCATCTGCAGTGTGAAGAATCCCCCAGATGTGTACCATAACATTCCCCAGACAATGCTGATCATTACAGAGAGGG GCTTTTCTTTCCAACTGACTTCAGTGACGCTGCTATCCATTGTGGTATTTCTCCCTTCCACTGTTGTGGTTGTTCTGATGTTGGTGAGGATGGGAAGGAAATCTGGAGtgataaaagagaagaaaaaacctGGTTGCAAGAAATCCTCTGTTGAAGAATCTGA GTCTGAATATACAGACAACTGCATGGGGCGACTCAGAACCTGGTGTTTGAACTGTGTG GACACGGATGAGGAAGACCCATACTGA
- the MPZL2 gene encoding myelin protein zero-like protein 2 isoform X2, whose amino-acid sequence MPSPTWLGAVLFLGVQLRALWPVAAIEVYTSKAVDAVNGTNLRLKCTFSSSSPISPLLSVTWNFQPEDLSSHEPVFYYLKEPYTPSAGRFKGRVTWDGNIERYDVSIIIWNLQPTDNGTFTCQVKNPRDIDGTIGEVRLRVVQKVNFSEIHFLAIAIGSACGLMIIVVTVVIICRHRRKKQQEKMIEVADTELREKKKLKNTEEKEVTALED is encoded by the exons ATGCCTAGCCCCACctggctgggggctgtgctctTCCTTGGGGTACAGCTCCGAG cactgtggcCTGTTGCAGCAATAGAAGTTTATACTTCTAAGGCGGTGGATGCTGTGAATGGAACTAACCTACGGCTAAAATGcaccttctccagcagcagccctaTTAGCCCACTGCTGTCAGTGACCTGGAACTTCCAGCCCGAGGACCTAAGCTCTCATGAGCCA GTATTTTATTATCTCAAGGAGCCCTACACGCCGTCTGCTGGACGGTTCAAAGGGCGAGTCACTTGGGATGGGAATATTGAGCGTTATGATGTTTCCATCATTATCTGGAATTTACAGCCCACTGACAATGGAACATTCACCTGCCAAGTGAAGAACCCACGAGACATCGATGGCACCATTGGAGAAGTGCGACTCAGAGTTGTGCAGAAAG TGAATTTCTCAGAAATCCACTTCCTTGCCATAGCCATTGGGTCTGCGTGTGGTCTGATGATCATTGTGGTGACAGTTGTGATTATCTGTCGACATCGTCGGaagaaacagcaagagaagATGATCGAGGTGGCAGACACTGAACT tagagaaaagaagaagctgaagaatacagaagagaaggaagtcACTGCATTAGAAGACTAG
- the MPZL2 gene encoding myelin protein zero-like protein 2 isoform X1, which translates to MPSPTWLGAVLFLGVQLRALWPVAAIEVYTSKAVDAVNGTNLRLKCTFSSSSPISPLLSVTWNFQPEDLSSHEPVFYYLKEPYTPSAGRFKGRVTWDGNIERYDVSIIIWNLQPTDNGTFTCQVKNPRDIDGTIGEVRLRVVQKVNFSEIHFLAIAIGSACGLMIIVVTVVIICRHRRKKQQEKMIEVADTELSREKKKLKNTEEKEVTALED; encoded by the exons ATGCCTAGCCCCACctggctgggggctgtgctctTCCTTGGGGTACAGCTCCGAG cactgtggcCTGTTGCAGCAATAGAAGTTTATACTTCTAAGGCGGTGGATGCTGTGAATGGAACTAACCTACGGCTAAAATGcaccttctccagcagcagccctaTTAGCCCACTGCTGTCAGTGACCTGGAACTTCCAGCCCGAGGACCTAAGCTCTCATGAGCCA GTATTTTATTATCTCAAGGAGCCCTACACGCCGTCTGCTGGACGGTTCAAAGGGCGAGTCACTTGGGATGGGAATATTGAGCGTTATGATGTTTCCATCATTATCTGGAATTTACAGCCCACTGACAATGGAACATTCACCTGCCAAGTGAAGAACCCACGAGACATCGATGGCACCATTGGAGAAGTGCGACTCAGAGTTGTGCAGAAAG TGAATTTCTCAGAAATCCACTTCCTTGCCATAGCCATTGGGTCTGCGTGTGGTCTGATGATCATTGTGGTGACAGTTGTGATTATCTGTCGACATCGTCGGaagaaacagcaagagaagATGATCGAGGTGGCAGACACTGAACT cagtagagaaaagaagaagctgaagaatacagaagagaaggaagtcACTGCATTAGAAGACTAG
- the CD3E gene encoding T-cell surface glycoprotein CD3 epsilon chain, translated as MRFEVPLPLLGLLLCVVGAAAQEEFVVEISGTTVTITCPISGDEIDWEPTVTNGERENNKYIIKNHDSSPLTVTCKEKNNEKNKHAMYLNARVCENCEELDTLTVTGIIIADLLITLGVLILVHYFSKNKKGQASAGAGSRPRAQKMQRPPPVPNPDYEPIRKGQREVYAGLEHRGF; from the exons ATGAGGTTTGAGGTGCCCCTGCCCCTCCTGGGCCTCCTGCTGTGTGTGG ttggtgcagcagctcaggagg AATTCGTGGTGGAGATTTCTGGAACCACAGTGACAATCACATGTCCCATATCTGGAGATGAAATAGACTGGGAGCCAACTGTGAcaaatggagaaagagaaaataataagtACATCATAAAGAATCATGACAGCTCTCCTCTCACTGTGacttgtaaggaaaaaaataatgagaaaaacaagcatgcaatgtacctgaaTGCCAGAG TGTGCGAAAACTGTGAGGAGCTGGATACCTTGACTGTGACAGGGATCATCATCGCGGATCTTCTCATCACCTTGGGGGTGCTGATTTTGGTCCATTACTTCAGCAAAAACAAGAAGGGGCAAGCGAGCGCTGGTGCTGGCAGTCGGCCACGAG CTCAGAAGATGCAGCGTCCTCCCCCTGTTCCAAACCCAGACTACGAG CCCATCAGGAAAGGTCAGCGAGAAGTGTACGCAGGCCTGGAACACAGGGGGTTCTGA
- the LOC110387606 gene encoding T-cell surface glycoprotein CD3 gamma chain-like → MWKGRALGTWVLLASLAVAKLGVHGVSINVKEVSGKVFLQCEMSKQEQKKEILWQKNGEDLANAGNTTQLDLGAIYDDPRGIYTCSLRDGEHSTLQVHYRMCQNCIEVDAPTISGIVVADVIATVFLAIAVYCITGQDKGRISRASDRQNLIANDQLYQPLGERNDGQYSQLATAKARR, encoded by the exons ATGTGGAAGGGACGGGCCCTGGGCACCTGGGTGCTGCTTGCCAGCCTGGCTGTGGCCAAGCTGGGCGTCCATG GGGTGAGCATAAATGTTAAAGAAGTCAGTGGGAAGGTGTTCCTGCAATGTGAAATGAGcaaacaagagcaaaaaaaagaaatcttatgGCAGAAAAATGGAGAGGATTTAGCAAACGCAGGGAACACAACGCAGCTGGACTTGGGTGCAATTTACGATGATCCCAGAGGCATCTATACGTGTTCGTTACGTGATGGAGAACATTCCACTCTCCAGGTGCACTATCGAA TGTGCCAGAACTGCATCGAAGTGGATGCTCCCACCATCTCGGGGATTGTGGTCGCAGATGTTATTGCCACTGTCTTCCTGGCAATTGCTGTGTATTGCATCACTGGGCAAGATAAAGGACGCATATCGCGAG CTTCTGACAGGCAGAACCTGATAGCCAACGATCAGCTCTACCAG CCCCTTGGCGAGCGGAATGATGGACAATACAGCCAACTGGCAACTGCCAAGGCCCGCAGGTGA